In Sesamum indicum cultivar Zhongzhi No. 13 linkage group LG8, S_indicum_v1.0, whole genome shotgun sequence, the sequence GAAACCATTCATTTGTTTTCCATCCGAAGCAAGAATTCGACAGCAAATCCCAAATAGGATTGCCATTTTGTCTATAACTTCTTTGTTCATCTGTTTCTTGATTGCTCTCTCCATTGGTGTTGTCGTTTTCCGGTCCAAGAGAAGAGCTCTGCTGGATGCAGAGGAAGACCCCACCATTATCTTCCTCCGGCGCCACCGCTCCGCCAGCCTACTTCCGCCGGTGTTCACCTACGAAGAGCTCGACGCATCCACCAATCGTTTCGACCCCAAACGCAAAATTGGCGATGGAGGATTTGGTTCTGTCTATTTAGGCCAGCTCCAGGACGGTCGACTGGTCGCCGTAAAACATCTCCACAAGCACAATTCAGCAGTAGCTGGTGGAGAAAAAGGGTTCTCAAAGAAATCATTTTGCAATGAGATCTTGATATTGTCATCGATTGACCATCCGAATTTGGTTAAGCTTCATGGTTATTGCAGTGATCCTAGAGGCTTACTCTTGGTGTATGATTATGTGCCCAATGGTACTCTAGCTGATCATCTCCATGGAAAGCAGAGCTTGTATAGAAAAGGGGCCTTAACATGGAACACAAGAGTCGAAATCGCCCTCCAGACGGCAATGGCGATAGAGTACTTGCACTTCTCAGTAGTGCCGCCTGTAGTTCACAGAGACATCACTTCATCAAACATTTTTGTCGAGAAAGACATGAGAGTTAAAGTTGGTGATTTCGGGCTATCAAGACTCCTAGTATGCTCCGAAACGACAATGGCATCGAGCAACCCATCTGAGGGTGTGTGGACGGGGCCTCAAGGCACTCCAGGATACTTGGATCCTGATTACTACAGGTCATTCAGGCTTAACGAGAAGAGTGACATTTACAGCTTCGGAGTCGTGTTATTGGAGCTGATCACGGGAATGAGAGCCGTGGATCAAACCAGGGAGAAATGGGAAATGACGTTGGCAGACATGGTGGTGCCAAGA encodes:
- the LOC105168161 gene encoding LOW QUALITY PROTEIN: LEAF RUST 10 DISEASE-RESISTANCE LOCUS RECEPTOR-LIKE PROTEIN KINASE-like 1.5 (The sequence of the model RefSeq protein was modified relative to this genomic sequence to represent the inferred CDS: inserted 2 bases in 1 codon; deleted 2 bases in 1 codon); protein product: MPPPPPSSPAAASAASFIFLIAVVPFLTTVASSQSCSAALPESKILCPPFTSPPPFPFSFSAGCGHPSFQVHCLPSSGATIYINNLSPPPPPPNPSPAPRPTTPLXRNCTSTSILSTLNRSISFSGSPFRVSDSSCSRLSVLRPCAPPNLPNCSRCSWECKLIKNPLHLIHECQIHSTRHREDFQPECQGDVLGVLDSILRIGFEVEWDEDQDPYFSSCKSCRASNGFCGFNSSDPRKPFICFPSEARIRQQIPNRIAILSITSLFICFLIALSIGVVVFRSKRRALLDAEEDPTIIFLRRHRSASLLPPVFTYEELDASTNRFDPKRKIGDGGFGSVYLGQLQDGRLVAVKHLHKHNSAVAGGEKGFSKKSFCNEILILSSIDHPNLVKLHGYCSDPRGLLLVYDYVPNGTLADHLHGKQSLYRKGALTWNTRVEIALQTAMAIEYLHFSVVPPVVHRDITSSNIFVEKDMRVKVGDFGLSRLLVCSETTMASSNPSEGVWTGPQGTPGYLDPDYYRSFRLNEKSDIYSFGVVLLELITGMRAVDQTREKWEMTLADMVVPRIQMGLLHQVVDPVLVVDGEAMEGVSAVAELAFRCVAADKDDRPDAREVAAELRMIKGRGRGGGSGMLRGSNSSNVVVPDGVGGLMV